A single Polynucleobacter acidiphobus DNA region contains:
- the nusA gene encoding transcription termination factor NusA: MSREVLMLAEALAREKNVDREIVFEALELALASATKKRYTEDVDIRVSIDRNSGEYETFRRWLVVPDEAGLQEPDKEILQFEAKEQISDIETGDYIEEQIESLAFGRIGAQAAKQVILQRIRDAEREQILNDYLERGEKIMTGTVKRADKNGLIVESGRVEALLRRDQMIPKENLRSGDRVRAYILKVDREARGPQIELSRTCPDFLIKLFENEVPEIEQRLLEIKGAARDPGIRAKIAVVTHDKRIDPIGTCVGVRGTRVTAVRNEVAGEAVDIVLWSEDPAQFVIGALAPAQVSSIVVDEERHAMDVVVDEENLAIAIGRSGQNVRLASELTGWQINIMTPEESAEKSEKESVAVRQLFMDKLDVDQEVADILIEEGFNSLEEVAYVPLSEMLEIDAFDEDTVNELRTRARDSLLTMELAKEERLEEVSQDLRSLEGLSTEYIATLAENQVHTRDDLAGLAVDELVEMTGMDETAAKTLIMKAREHWFNA, encoded by the coding sequence ATGAGTCGTGAAGTTCTCATGTTGGCAGAAGCCCTGGCCCGTGAAAAAAATGTTGATCGTGAGATCGTGTTTGAAGCGCTTGAGTTAGCACTTGCCTCGGCAACGAAGAAACGGTATACCGAGGATGTTGATATTCGGGTTTCGATTGATCGCAACAGCGGTGAGTATGAGACCTTTCGCCGCTGGTTGGTGGTTCCCGATGAAGCTGGTCTTCAAGAGCCCGATAAGGAAATTTTGCAATTTGAGGCCAAAGAGCAGATCTCCGATATTGAGACGGGCGATTACATTGAAGAGCAAATCGAATCCTTAGCCTTTGGTCGGATTGGCGCCCAAGCAGCTAAGCAAGTGATCTTGCAACGCATTCGCGATGCCGAGCGCGAGCAGATTTTGAATGACTATCTGGAGCGCGGTGAAAAAATTATGACCGGCACGGTCAAGCGGGCTGACAAAAATGGCCTGATCGTGGAATCGGGTCGTGTCGAGGCATTGTTGCGTCGCGATCAAATGATCCCCAAAGAGAACTTACGTTCTGGCGATCGCGTGCGCGCCTATATTCTGAAAGTGGATCGTGAGGCGCGTGGCCCCCAAATTGAACTTTCGAGAACATGCCCTGACTTCTTAATTAAGTTGTTTGAGAACGAAGTGCCTGAGATTGAGCAGCGTTTGCTAGAAATTAAGGGCGCTGCTCGTGATCCCGGAATCCGAGCCAAGATTGCTGTGGTCACCCATGACAAGCGCATTGATCCCATTGGTACCTGCGTTGGTGTGCGCGGTACGCGTGTGACTGCAGTTCGTAACGAAGTCGCGGGTGAAGCCGTTGATATCGTTCTATGGTCTGAGGATCCAGCCCAATTTGTGATTGGTGCATTAGCGCCTGCACAGGTGTCATCGATCGTGGTTGATGAAGAGCGTCATGCCATGGATGTGGTGGTTGATGAAGAAAACTTGGCAATCGCAATTGGTCGCAGTGGTCAGAACGTACGTTTAGCTAGCGAGTTAACTGGTTGGCAAATTAACATCATGACCCCAGAAGAGTCTGCCGAGAAGTCTGAAAAAGAATCCGTGGCGGTGCGCCAACTCTTTATGGACAAACTCGATGTGGACCAAGAGGTTGCTGATATTTTGATCGAAGAAGGCTTTAATTCTCTTGAGGAAGTTGCCTACGTGCCGCTTTCTGAGATGCTTGAGATTGACGCATTTGATGAGGATACCGTTAATGAGTTACGGACTCGTGCGCGTGATTCCTTGCTAACCATGGAGTTGGCAAAAGAAGAACGTCTTGAGGAGGTCTCTCAAGATTTGCGATCGCTTGAAGGCCTATCCACTGAATACATTGCAACCTTAGCTGAGAATCAAGTGCATACACGCGATGACCTGGCTGGATTGGCTGTAGATGAGCTCGTTGAGATGACGGGTATGGATGAAACAGCAGCCAAAACGCTCATTATGAAGGCGCGCGAACATTGGTTTAATGCATGA
- the rimP gene encoding ribosome maturation factor RimP — MKEQQIISAEVRNLGYSLVDIEREGRGLLRVTIENPDYERMITVEDCEKVSHQLTYTFAVENVPYERLEVSSPGLDRPIKTGDDFVRFAGLEIELKLRIAVGNRKNFKGVLQGLTSGSINTPDAKFSLLFEASDGSPAELEFSLSEVEKARLVPVIDFKGRKS; from the coding sequence GTGAAAGAACAGCAGATTATTTCTGCCGAGGTACGCAATTTAGGCTACTCGCTCGTTGATATCGAGCGGGAAGGTCGTGGTTTATTGCGGGTCACGATTGAGAACCCCGATTATGAGCGCATGATTACTGTTGAGGATTGTGAGAAGGTGAGTCATCAGTTGACCTACACCTTTGCTGTTGAGAACGTGCCGTACGAGCGACTCGAGGTCTCGTCACCTGGCCTGGATCGACCAATTAAGACCGGTGATGATTTTGTTCGGTTCGCAGGTTTAGAGATTGAGCTGAAGTTGCGAATTGCAGTAGGTAATCGAAAGAATTTTAAAGGGGTGTTGCAAGGCCTGACATCTGGGTCTATCAACACACCGGATGCAAAGTTTAGTTTGTTATTTGAGGCGAGTGATGGATCTCCGGCCGAACTGGAATTTAGTTTGTCTGAAGTAGAAAAAGCTCGTTTGGTCCCTGTTATTGATTTCAAAGGAAGAAAATCATGA